Proteins from a single region of Pseudomonadota bacterium:
- a CDS encoding EAL domain-containing protein — protein sequence MADGRQTHRRTAHANRGIIDAEQLKLMFETWPHGVFALDNRGAYVYQNALDRAAFGDLTGKVAADLNDDTAEAENWAEIHRRVLSGETVSLTITNEEGDPSAREVEVTMSPLHEDGQAIGILGMAINRSDAWRLQRERELAAKEVEASRDRLKRLTDSVPGGIFEFVIDSEGRSRFPYVNSGMGPLLGTTSEAIVVDAEEAFANDHPEDATAVRLSVERSFQTLEPFRMTHRINHPELGLRWNRVQATPRRRADGGVVWHGCVFDVTEERARSEELEKARNRMAALSLLDTLTGLPNRRACDQELLRRANDPDAHNQSATVIRIDLDHFKAVNDTLGHEAGDAVLCRVGECLLEVSEQGDFAARLGGDEFVILLAPGKTMECAKQAIDQLRDLISVPLTHDGRHCRFDASFGVASEPKLPRDLAGLLSSADAALLQAKARGRGRLAVFTPELQREIAHTRKRAAQIKLGLERSEFVPFFQPQIDATSGELEGFEVLARWEHPEEGCLAPSEFVSVAEQMRVVQDLDRMMFEKAIDVLGQLQRDGISVPKLSFNVSAARVHDPHIIQSVRDLQTNGTRVAFELLESILLEDETALFAHHIDLLKDMGIDIEVDDFGSGRASILGVLKISPNTLKLDRRLVLPIFESRAAQDLLRAMVDIGRSLNLNVTAEGVETMEHAWAVRDLGCQTLQGYAFGRPMPEAALRQYLACFKPAFSSLRSAS from the coding sequence ATGGCAGATGGCCGCCAAACACACCGTCGTACGGCTCATGCCAACCGCGGCATCATCGACGCTGAGCAACTCAAACTCATGTTCGAGACGTGGCCGCATGGCGTATTTGCGCTCGATAATCGCGGTGCTTATGTCTACCAAAACGCGCTCGACCGCGCAGCCTTCGGTGACCTGACAGGCAAGGTTGCGGCAGACCTCAATGACGATACAGCCGAAGCGGAAAATTGGGCGGAAATCCACCGCCGGGTTCTGTCAGGCGAGACGGTTTCTCTGACCATCACCAACGAGGAAGGTGATCCTTCGGCGCGTGAAGTCGAGGTTACCATGTCGCCGCTCCATGAAGACGGCCAGGCAATCGGTATTCTTGGCATGGCGATCAATCGTTCCGATGCGTGGCGCCTGCAGCGGGAACGGGAGCTTGCGGCAAAGGAAGTCGAGGCGTCCCGAGATCGTCTCAAGCGGTTAACCGACAGTGTTCCCGGAGGGATCTTCGAGTTTGTAATCGATAGCGAAGGGCGCTCCAGGTTCCCTTATGTCAATTCAGGCATGGGGCCACTGCTCGGCACCACGAGCGAGGCTATCGTCGTCGACGCGGAAGAGGCGTTCGCCAACGACCACCCTGAAGACGCCACGGCGGTTCGGCTTTCTGTCGAACGCTCTTTCCAGACGCTGGAACCGTTTAGAATGACCCATCGCATCAATCACCCGGAACTGGGGTTGCGATGGAACCGGGTGCAAGCCACGCCGCGCCGCCGCGCCGATGGTGGTGTTGTCTGGCACGGCTGCGTCTTCGACGTTACCGAGGAGCGCGCGCGGTCCGAAGAGTTGGAAAAAGCTCGCAACCGCATGGCTGCGCTGTCGCTACTTGATACCCTGACCGGGCTGCCCAACAGACGCGCATGCGATCAGGAGTTGCTCCGCCGAGCGAACGATCCGGACGCGCATAATCAGTCAGCCACCGTTATTCGCATCGACCTCGATCACTTCAAGGCTGTAAACGACACCCTCGGCCATGAGGCTGGCGACGCAGTTCTATGCCGGGTTGGCGAATGCCTGTTGGAGGTCAGCGAACAAGGCGATTTCGCTGCAAGGCTTGGGGGCGACGAATTCGTGATCCTCCTCGCGCCAGGCAAAACGATGGAGTGCGCAAAGCAGGCCATCGACCAGTTGCGCGATCTGATATCGGTGCCCTTAACCCATGATGGCCGCCATTGCCGCTTTGATGCGAGCTTTGGCGTTGCCTCAGAACCCAAGTTGCCGCGCGATCTTGCAGGCTTGTTGAGTTCTGCTGACGCCGCCCTTTTGCAAGCGAAAGCTCGGGGTCGGGGCCGACTGGCGGTGTTCACGCCCGAACTTCAACGCGAAATTGCGCACACGCGGAAACGAGCGGCACAAATCAAACTGGGCCTCGAACGCAGTGAATTCGTGCCGTTCTTTCAGCCGCAGATTGATGCCACCAGTGGTGAGCTGGAGGGCTTTGAGGTCCTCGCGCGCTGGGAACACCCCGAGGAAGGTTGCCTTGCGCCCAGTGAGTTCGTTTCGGTCGCCGAGCAGATGCGAGTTGTCCAGGACCTTGATCGCATGATGTTTGAGAAAGCGATCGACGTGCTGGGGCAGCTTCAACGGGATGGTATTTCAGTCCCCAAACTGTCCTTTAACGTCTCTGCCGCGCGGGTCCATGATCCGCACATCATCCAATCGGTGAGAGACCTTCAAACCAATGGTACGCGGGTCGCCTTTGAGCTGTTGGAGTCGATACTGCTTGAAGATGAAACCGCCCTGTTCGCCCACCATATCGATTTGTTGAAGGACATGGGCATCGATATCGAGGTCGATGACTTTGGGTCAGGGCGTGCGTCAATCCTGGGCGTCCTCAAGATTTCGCCGAATACGCTGAAGCTGGACCGGCGACTTGTGCTGCCGATCTTTGAAAGCCGGGCGGCCCAGGATTTGTTGAGGGCAATGGTTGATATTGGACGATCATTGAACCTCAACGTAACGGCAGAGGGTGTCGAAACCATGGAACACGCTTGGGCGGTGCGTGACTTGGGCTGTCAGACGCTGCAGGGCTATGCGTTTGGCCGACCGATGCCAGAAGCGGCGTTGCGGCAGTACCTTGCTTGCTTCAAGCCGGCCTTTTCAAGCTTGCGTTCAGCGAGCTGA
- a CDS encoding acyl-CoA dehydrogenase: MLERRSAGHGPSLAPFDWADPFHLGDQLHEDERLIVDSARAYATDKLLPRVTDAYINETASPEIFAEMGAMGLLGVTIPDAYGGLGSGYVAYGLVAREIERIDSGYRSMMSVQSSLVMYPIHTYGSDAQKQTYLPKLASGEHIGCFGLTEPDAGSDPAGMKTTAKKTNSGYVLSGSKMWISNSPIADIFIVWAKSEAHDGKIRGFILEKGMRGLSAPTIKGKLSLRASVTGEIVMDDVEVGEEALLPGVEGLKGPFGCLNRARYGIAWGVMGAAEDCWMRSRSYGLERSQFGRPIAQTQLFQKKLADMQTEISLGLQGALRLGRMLDEGSASPELISLMKRNNCGKALAIAREARDMHGGNGIMGEYHVMRHAQNLETVNTYEGTHDIHALILGRAQTGLQAFF; encoded by the coding sequence ATGCTAGAGCGACGCTCAGCCGGGCACGGCCCAAGTTTAGCACCCTTTGATTGGGCCGATCCATTCCATCTGGGCGATCAGCTCCATGAAGATGAGCGGCTGATTGTCGACAGTGCGCGCGCCTATGCAACGGACAAGCTTCTGCCGCGGGTGACCGACGCCTACATCAACGAGACGGCAAGCCCTGAGATTTTTGCAGAGATGGGCGCCATGGGCCTGCTTGGTGTCACCATTCCCGATGCTTACGGCGGTCTTGGCAGTGGCTATGTCGCCTACGGTCTGGTCGCCCGCGAAATTGAGCGTATCGACTCGGGTTATCGCTCGATGATGAGCGTTCAATCCTCGCTCGTCATGTATCCGATCCACACCTACGGCAGCGATGCGCAGAAACAGACATACCTGCCCAAATTGGCATCAGGCGAACATATTGGATGCTTTGGACTGACTGAGCCCGATGCCGGCTCCGACCCGGCGGGGATGAAAACCACCGCCAAAAAGACCAATAGCGGCTATGTTCTATCGGGCTCGAAAATGTGGATCTCCAATAGCCCGATCGCCGACATCTTCATTGTCTGGGCGAAATCAGAGGCCCATGACGGCAAGATCCGAGGGTTCATCCTTGAAAAGGGGATGAGGGGCCTGTCCGCGCCCACCATCAAGGGGAAGCTGTCACTACGCGCCTCCGTCACTGGCGAGATCGTCATGGATGACGTCGAGGTCGGCGAAGAGGCGCTGCTGCCCGGTGTTGAAGGCCTCAAAGGTCCGTTCGGCTGCCTCAACCGGGCACGGTATGGTATCGCCTGGGGGGTCATGGGCGCAGCCGAAGACTGTTGGATGCGGTCGCGTTCCTACGGTCTTGAGCGGAGCCAGTTTGGGCGACCCATTGCCCAGACCCAGCTGTTTCAGAAGAAGCTTGCGGACATGCAGACCGAGATCAGCCTTGGACTGCAAGGCGCGCTGCGGCTGGGGCGGATGCTCGACGAGGGCTCCGCGTCGCCCGAGTTGATCTCCTTGATGAAACGCAACAATTGCGGCAAGGCACTCGCTATCGCGCGCGAAGCCCGCGACATGCATGGCGGCAATGGGATCATGGGCGAGTACCATGTGATGCGTCACGCGCAGAACCTCGAAACGGTCAATACCTATGAAGGCACGCACGACATCCACGCGCTGATCCTGGGTCGGGCGCAAACTGGCTTGCAGGCTTTTTTCTAG
- a CDS encoding CaiB/BaiF CoA-transferase family protein, with amino-acid sequence MDNPQSAPEDKDGFAGGDPPLKGLKVLELARVLAGPWAGQVLADLGATVIKVESPDGDETRGWGPPFISRDGDTTAAYFYACNRGKTSVAVDLKTAEGAAYVRELAADADVLIENFKTGGLVPFGLDFASVDAANPRIVYASITGFGQDGPAAHRPGYDYLLQAMSGLMSITGEPDRPPQKVGVAITDLFTGLYAVVGIQAALAERERSGKGQHIDLSLFDSATAMLANQAMNYLASGTAPGRMGNAHPNIAPYQVFDVSDGACVIAVGNDGQFARLCEVLGLAHLSADTRFATNAARVAHAQALIHVLRGPLSSWHRDELLAALESANVPASPINSVAEALNHPQIKARNMVIEPEDIAGLRTPLRFSRSELALGRSAPTKPGTTQGGLRVSVPRFERD; translated from the coding sequence ATGGACAACCCGCAATCGGCCCCTGAAGACAAGGACGGTTTCGCTGGGGGCGACCCACCCCTCAAAGGGCTGAAGGTTCTCGAGCTAGCGCGCGTTCTCGCAGGCCCATGGGCCGGTCAGGTGCTGGCTGATCTCGGCGCGACGGTTATCAAGGTTGAAAGTCCAGACGGCGATGAAACACGCGGCTGGGGCCCGCCATTTATATCGCGCGATGGCGATACCACTGCAGCCTATTTCTACGCGTGCAATCGCGGCAAGACGTCCGTTGCCGTCGATTTGAAGACGGCCGAGGGCGCTGCCTACGTCCGCGAGTTGGCTGCCGACGCCGATGTGCTGATCGAGAACTTCAAGACCGGCGGACTTGTGCCGTTCGGGCTCGACTTTGCCAGCGTGGACGCGGCCAATCCGCGCATCGTGTATGCCTCGATCACAGGTTTTGGACAGGATGGACCCGCTGCGCACCGGCCCGGCTATGACTATCTGCTGCAGGCGATGTCGGGGCTCATGTCGATCACCGGTGAGCCGGACCGACCGCCACAGAAGGTTGGTGTGGCCATAACGGACCTGTTCACGGGGCTTTATGCGGTGGTTGGCATCCAGGCCGCGCTTGCCGAGCGCGAACGCTCGGGCAAGGGCCAGCACATTGACCTGTCCTTGTTTGATTCAGCGACCGCCATGCTTGCCAATCAGGCCATGAACTACCTTGCCAGCGGAACCGCGCCAGGTCGCATGGGCAACGCTCACCCAAACATCGCGCCCTACCAGGTTTTCGACGTCAGCGACGGCGCGTGCGTGATTGCAGTCGGCAATGATGGGCAGTTTGCCCGCCTGTGCGAGGTGCTCGGACTGGCGCACCTATCCGCCGACACACGGTTCGCCACAAACGCCGCGCGCGTCGCACACGCACAGGCTCTTATCCACGTGCTGCGTGGGCCTTTGTCCTCATGGCATCGGGACGAGCTCCTGGCAGCGCTCGAAAGTGCCAATGTACCCGCTTCGCCGATCAACAGTGTCGCTGAAGCGCTCAATCATCCACAGATCAAGGCGCGCAATATGGTGATCGAGCCTGAGGACATTGCAGGGCTCCGGACCCCCTTACGCTTTTCGCGCAGCGAGCTGGCGCTGGGCCGCAGTGCGCCGACAAAACCTGGGACAACCCAAGGTGGACTGCGCGTCTCCGTGCCACGCTTTGAGCGCGACTGA
- a CDS encoding ABC transporter substrate-binding protein, which produces MKHVGRLARTSAVALLCSTTALFAMDFSEAPMLTEMVEAGQLPPVEERLPANPEVITPIESVGVYGGTIRRALGGSNDHNSILRFVGPQGLVRWNPEFTAVVPNVAEAWEVNEDATEFTFTLREGMKWSDGEPFTADDVMFFVEDLLNNEEFYPNAPARFAIEGERMQAEKIDDTTVRFTFAGPYGTFMNELATPLAQEPVIWAKHYCQQFHPTYNPNVQDLVDATEAVEDWAALFRLRCGEVEAPNRWSNPDRPTLDPWVVTEQAYTAGATQVVMERNPYFWQVDTEGNQLPYIDVFNNIVSQDNQALLLEAIAGNIDLQRRRLDGLADRPVIAENRDAGGYEFYNLTPSASNDMAIHLNMTHKDPDMRAAINDRSVREALSIAIDREEIIDIVYQGVGEPWQIGAVPEHPLYNEQLGRQHTEYDPDRANELLDAAGLDQRDGEGFRLLPNGERFAFNVNYSAETTRWGDALEIIREQWQEIGVDVTSSGVERSIYYSRGEANEHDFMVWTAPGGLDPTLSPRNVMAVHPQASWFAIPWTRWYLSGGTEGEEPPASMQRRYELFEEYKATGDPARQQELFAQIHQIAADEFEVIGITKAPQMTGVKNTRLRNVPGAMPASWMYPDPAPTLPQTYFFAPE; this is translated from the coding sequence ATGAAACATGTCGGGCGCCTTGCGCGCACTTCCGCGGTTGCTCTGCTGTGCTCCACAACAGCGCTGTTCGCGATGGACTTTTCCGAAGCACCCATGCTCACGGAAATGGTGGAGGCGGGGCAGCTTCCGCCGGTCGAGGAGCGGCTGCCGGCCAATCCCGAAGTTATCACGCCGATTGAATCGGTCGGCGTTTATGGCGGCACGATCCGTCGCGCTCTGGGCGGGTCGAACGACCACAACTCCATTCTGCGCTTCGTCGGCCCGCAAGGCCTTGTGCGTTGGAACCCCGAGTTCACCGCAGTGGTGCCGAACGTCGCCGAAGCGTGGGAAGTGAATGAGGATGCGACCGAGTTCACCTTCACTTTGCGCGAAGGCATGAAATGGTCCGACGGCGAGCCTTTTACCGCTGACGATGTGATGTTCTTCGTCGAGGACCTGCTCAACAATGAGGAGTTCTACCCCAACGCGCCGGCGCGCTTTGCCATTGAAGGCGAGCGGATGCAGGCCGAAAAGATCGACGACACCACCGTGCGGTTCACATTCGCCGGGCCCTACGGCACCTTCATGAACGAGCTGGCGACGCCACTCGCTCAGGAACCGGTTATCTGGGCCAAGCACTACTGCCAGCAGTTCCATCCAACCTACAATCCCAATGTTCAGGACTTGGTCGATGCGACTGAAGCCGTCGAGGATTGGGCAGCTCTGTTCCGGCTTCGCTGCGGCGAAGTTGAAGCGCCGAACCGCTGGAGCAATCCGGACCGCCCGACGCTTGATCCGTGGGTTGTGACCGAGCAGGCCTACACGGCCGGTGCCACGCAAGTCGTCATGGAGCGCAATCCGTATTTCTGGCAGGTCGACACCGAAGGCAACCAGTTGCCCTACATTGATGTCTTCAACAACATCGTGTCACAGGACAATCAGGCTCTTCTCCTCGAAGCTATCGCCGGGAATATCGACCTGCAAAGGCGGCGTCTCGATGGTCTCGCAGATCGTCCGGTCATCGCTGAAAACCGCGATGCTGGTGGGTACGAATTCTACAATTTGACCCCGTCCGCGTCGAATGACATGGCGATCCACCTGAACATGACGCACAAGGACCCGGACATGCGTGCGGCGATCAATGATCGCAGTGTGCGCGAGGCCCTGTCGATCGCCATCGATCGCGAGGAGATCATCGACATTGTTTATCAAGGTGTCGGCGAGCCCTGGCAGATCGGCGCGGTGCCCGAGCATCCGCTGTACAATGAACAGCTTGGACGGCAGCATACCGAGTATGATCCTGACCGGGCGAACGAGCTGCTTGATGCTGCCGGTCTCGACCAGCGCGATGGTGAGGGTTTCCGGCTTCTGCCCAACGGCGAACGCTTTGCTTTCAACGTCAACTACAGCGCCGAGACAACCCGCTGGGGTGATGCGCTCGAGATCATTCGCGAGCAATGGCAAGAGATCGGCGTTGACGTAACATCGTCGGGCGTCGAGCGGTCGATCTACTACAGCCGCGGCGAAGCCAATGAGCACGACTTCATGGTCTGGACGGCGCCCGGTGGCCTCGATCCAACCCTGTCGCCGCGCAACGTGATGGCTGTTCACCCTCAGGCATCGTGGTTCGCAATTCCGTGGACCCGCTGGTACCTTTCCGGCGGTACCGAGGGAGAAGAGCCGCCCGCATCCATGCAGCGACGCTACGAGCTGTTTGAAGAGTACAAGGCCACCGGCGACCCGGCGCGCCAGCAGGAGCTGTTCGCGCAGATCCATCAGATTGCCGCCGACGAGTTCGAGGTGATCGGCATCACCAAGGCGCCGCAGATGACCGGCGTCAAGAACACACGGCTTCGCAATGTGCCCGGTGCCATGCCTGCCTCCTGGATGTACCCGGACCCGGCTCCAACGCTTCCTCAGACGTATTTCTTCGCGCCTGAGTAA
- a CDS encoding ABC transporter permease, giving the protein MLRYIVKRIIWMIPFLFGISLVSFLLIQAPPGDYLTTYIATLAESNEVLSQEAIDNLRERFGLDQPLLVQYFKWIGNIVQGDFGMSFEWRQPVSDLIWERMALTLLLSFATLLFTWAVAFPIGVYSAVRKYSVGDYVATFVGFIGLATPNFLLALILMYIGVVYFGSSVGGLFSPEYQNAPWSMAKFLDLLSHLWLPVIVLGTSATASLIRIMRANLLDELDKPYVDTARAKGLSEFWLIVKYPVRVALNPFISTIGWVLPSLVSGAVITAIVLSLPTAGPLMLSALKSQDMYLAGAFVLLLSSLTVVGMLLSDILLVLMDPRVKYD; this is encoded by the coding sequence CTGCTGCGCTACATCGTCAAACGCATCATTTGGATGATCCCGTTCCTGTTCGGGATCTCGCTGGTGTCGTTCCTGCTTATTCAGGCGCCGCCAGGCGACTATCTAACCACCTATATTGCGACGCTTGCGGAATCGAATGAGGTCCTGAGCCAGGAAGCTATCGACAATCTGCGCGAGCGGTTTGGCCTCGACCAGCCCTTGCTGGTTCAATATTTCAAATGGATCGGCAACATCGTTCAGGGTGACTTCGGCATGTCGTTTGAGTGGCGGCAACCGGTGTCCGACCTGATCTGGGAGCGCATGGCGCTGACGCTGCTGCTGTCTTTCGCAACCCTTCTGTTCACCTGGGCCGTCGCGTTCCCCATCGGCGTCTACTCCGCAGTCCGCAAATACTCGGTCGGCGACTATGTCGCCACGTTCGTGGGCTTCATTGGACTGGCCACCCCGAACTTTCTGCTCGCCCTGATCCTGATGTACATCGGCGTCGTCTATTTCGGCTCGTCGGTTGGCGGGCTGTTCTCTCCGGAATACCAGAACGCGCCTTGGAGCATGGCGAAGTTTCTCGACCTTCTCAGCCATCTCTGGCTGCCGGTCATCGTCCTTGGTACCTCGGCGACGGCCAGCCTCATCCGCATCATGCGGGCCAACCTGCTCGATGAACTCGACAAACCCTACGTTGATACCGCTCGCGCCAAGGGCTTGTCCGAATTCTGGCTGATCGTGAAGTACCCTGTGCGCGTCGCGCTGAACCCGTTCATCTCGACCATCGGGTGGGTACTGCCATCTTTGGTTTCGGGAGCCGTCATCACGGCCATTGTTCTCAGCCTGCCGACGGCGGGGCCCTTGATGCTATCCGCGCTCAAGTCACAAGACATGTATCTTGCCGGCGCATTTGTCCTTCTGCTGTCGTCTCTCACAGTCGTCGGCATGCTGCTTTCCGACATTCTTCTGGTGCTTATGGACCCGCGGGTGAAATATGACTGA
- a CDS encoding ABC transporter permease, which translates to MTDVGLNVGAIADKAKSRDVEVASQWQLTWWAFKKHRLAMIGMWVIGFLYLLSLFAEIIAPADPLQQNRRAVYHPPQGIHFIDRTEDGTAIRPYVYKMERERDPVTLAITYVRGDEKIYLRLFGEGEEYRLWGVIPMTLKLFATVNPRDQFFFFGADRLGRDMFSRVMYSTRVSMSIGLVGVAISLVLGVVLGGLSGYYGGRTDALIQRLIEFILSLPTIPIWMALAASLPPDWPIYMQYFVITAIVSLVGWTELGRVVRGRFLAMKNDDFVLAARIDGVSERRIIFRHMLPSLTSHIIASLTLAIPLMILAETALSFLGLGLQPPALSWGVLLKEAQNIRSISQAPWLFIPGGFVVIAVLAFNFLGDGLRDAADPYGH; encoded by the coding sequence ATGACTGACGTCGGCCTCAACGTCGGCGCCATCGCGGATAAAGCCAAATCGCGCGATGTTGAAGTCGCCTCGCAATGGCAGCTGACCTGGTGGGCGTTCAAGAAGCATCGCCTTGCCATGATCGGCATGTGGGTGATCGGTTTTCTGTATCTGTTGTCGCTGTTTGCGGAGATCATTGCCCCCGCTGATCCGCTGCAGCAGAACCGCCGCGCGGTGTACCACCCGCCACAGGGCATTCACTTCATCGACCGGACCGAGGATGGGACGGCCATCCGCCCCTATGTCTACAAGATGGAGCGGGAACGCGACCCGGTGACCCTCGCGATCACCTATGTCCGCGGCGATGAGAAAATCTATTTGCGCCTGTTCGGCGAGGGCGAAGAATACAGGCTGTGGGGCGTCATCCCCATGACCTTGAAGCTGTTCGCGACGGTGAACCCGCGCGACCAGTTCTTCTTTTTCGGGGCGGACCGGCTGGGCCGGGACATGTTCTCGCGCGTGATGTATTCGACCCGCGTGTCCATGTCGATTGGCCTGGTCGGCGTCGCGATCTCGCTCGTGCTCGGCGTCGTTCTAGGTGGCTTATCCGGCTACTATGGCGGGCGAACCGATGCGCTCATCCAGCGCCTGATCGAGTTCATCCTGTCGCTGCCGACGATCCCGATCTGGATGGCATTGGCCGCGTCGCTACCGCCTGATTGGCCGATCTACATGCAGTATTTCGTGATCACCGCAATCGTCAGTCTTGTCGGCTGGACGGAGCTTGGCCGCGTGGTGCGGGGTCGGTTTCTCGCCATGAAAAATGACGATTTCGTCCTCGCTGCACGCATTGACGGCGTGTCCGAACGCAGGATCATCTTCCGCCACATGCTGCCATCGCTGACGAGCCACATCATCGCCTCGCTGACGCTGGCGATCCCCCTGATGATCCTCGCGGAGACGGCGCTCAGCTTTCTCGGACTAGGGCTTCAGCCGCCGGCGCTAAGCTGGGGCGTCCTTCTCAAGGAGGCGCAGAACATCCGCTCGATCAGCCAGGCACCTTGGCTGTTCATTCCCGGCGGCTTCGTGGTGATCGCCGTTTTGGCCTTCAATTTCCTGGGCGACGGTCTGCGCGACGCCGCCGACCCGTATGGCCACTGA
- a CDS encoding ABC transporter ATP-binding protein codes for MDAVVEDGTLATDAEGGTTPILAIRDLNVGFDLRLGRVEILDNVSFDLHRGKTVCVVGESGSGKSVTARAVLNMVTRPGSISSGSIMFTPDVGMVGFDLAKMNPRGRAIRDVRGGKIAMIFQEPMSSLSPVHTIGAQIIEAVMLHQRISKAEARELARKALEQVEIPEPEQALDKYAFEYSGGMRQRAMIAMALSCEPDILIADEPTTALDVTTQAEILDLIRKLQDENDMAVMFITHDMGVVAEIADEVVVMQKGRVVERGDVFQIFERPQDPYTQQLLGAVKQLNGRAARKRDVPADAPAILKVRDLTQHFEKRSGFLQRVTSSTRAVDGVTFDIRKGESFGIVGESGSGKTTVGRCLCRIYDPTSGQMEFDGFDLSAATGKQLTPIRRDIRMIFQDPFASLNPRMTVKQIIAEPLLVNGIASGAELDTRVSELLVKVGLEPKMAERYPHAFSGGQRQRIVVARAIALDPRLIIADEPTSALDVSIRTKVLDLLLDLQDDLDLSFVFISHDMAVIRYFCDRVAVMYRGKIVEVGETEQIITDPQHPYTKALLSSVPIPEPSLRGTRTRHRYVEAAGN; via the coding sequence ATGGACGCGGTTGTCGAAGACGGCACTCTGGCAACGGACGCCGAGGGCGGGACCACGCCGATCCTTGCCATTCGCGACCTGAACGTTGGCTTCGACCTGCGGCTTGGGCGCGTCGAAATCCTCGACAATGTGAGCTTCGATCTGCATCGCGGCAAGACGGTCTGCGTCGTTGGCGAAAGTGGCTCGGGCAAATCGGTCACCGCGCGCGCCGTCCTCAACATGGTCACCCGCCCCGGCTCGATATCGTCCGGCAGCATCATGTTCACCCCAGACGTGGGGATGGTAGGTTTTGACCTTGCCAAGATGAACCCACGCGGGCGCGCCATTCGGGACGTTCGCGGCGGCAAGATCGCAATGATTTTTCAGGAACCGATGAGCTCTCTGTCCCCGGTGCACACCATCGGGGCGCAGATCATCGAAGCGGTGATGCTGCACCAACGGATCTCCAAGGCGGAAGCGCGGGAGCTTGCCCGCAAGGCCCTTGAGCAGGTCGAGATACCTGAACCGGAACAGGCACTCGACAAATACGCGTTTGAGTATTCCGGCGGGATGCGCCAGCGGGCGATGATCGCGATGGCGCTGTCCTGCGAGCCGGACATTCTGATCGCCGACGAGCCGACCACCGCGCTCGACGTGACGACCCAAGCCGAAATCCTCGACCTGATCCGCAAGCTGCAGGACGAGAACGATATGGCGGTGATGTTTATTACCCATGATATGGGCGTCGTGGCCGAAATCGCCGATGAAGTGGTCGTCATGCAGAAGGGCCGCGTCGTCGAGCGCGGCGACGTCTTCCAGATTTTTGAGCGCCCGCAAGACCCCTACACGCAGCAGCTGCTCGGCGCCGTCAAACAGCTCAACGGGCGCGCGGCGCGCAAGCGCGACGTCCCCGCCGATGCCCCGGCGATCCTCAAGGTGCGCGACCTGACCCAGCATTTCGAGAAGCGCTCGGGCTTCCTGCAGCGGGTCACCAGTTCGACGCGTGCCGTCGATGGTGTCACCTTCGACATCCGCAAAGGTGAGTCGTTCGGTATTGTGGGCGAAAGCGGGTCCGGCAAAACAACCGTCGGGCGCTGCCTGTGCCGGATTTACGATCCGACGTCCGGGCAGATGGAGTTTGACGGCTTCGACCTGTCGGCGGCCACCGGCAAACAGCTCACGCCGATCCGCCGCGACATCCGGATGATCTTCCAGGACCCGTTTGCCTCTCTGAACCCGCGCATGACGGTCAAACAGATCATTGCTGAACCACTGCTGGTGAACGGCATCGCATCGGGCGCGGAACTCGATACCCGCGTTTCAGAACTTCTGGTGAAGGTTGGCCTCGAGCCAAAGATGGCCGAGCGCTACCCGCACGCGTTCTCCGGTGGCCAGCGCCAACGCATCGTGGTTGCGCGCGCCATCGCCCTCGATCCCCGCCTGATCATCGCCGATGAGCCGACCTCGGCGCTCGATGTGTCGATCCGCACCAAGGTCCTTGATCTCCTCCTCGACCTGCAGGACGATCTCGATCTGAGCTTCGTTTTCATCTCCCACGACATGGCGGTGATCCGCTATTTCTGCGACCGGGTGGCGGTGATGTATCGCGGCAAGATCGTCGAAGTGGGCGAGACCGAACAGATCATCACAGACCCGCAGCACCCCTACACCAAGGCGCTGCTGTCTTCGGTGCCCATTCCCGAACCGAGCCTGCGCGGCACGCGCACGCGCCACCGCTACGTTGAGGCGGCTGGAAACTAA